A single region of the Oncorhynchus keta strain PuntledgeMale-10-30-2019 chromosome 37, Oket_V2, whole genome shotgun sequence genome encodes:
- the LOC127916753 gene encoding probable G-protein coupled receptor 34 yields MPTLPSSPLSTSSSFPLSNATYPPFTSSSPNQTLCNLDEGALRLPLVFFYSIFFLLGLVGNLLALWVFVFLHSRRNSVRVFLINVAIADLVLLACLPFRVLYHANGNRWVLGPLVCKVVGNLFYMNMYISITLLGFISLDRYVKLKGRGGAGRGLARRLRGGGWSWVACGALWGLSLAAAVPMIAMSEGNEEPGKCFQYKQRRGAKGKAYFNMALVLLFWGVFCLLVVSYGKIAMRLLKVSRDKPDLPNAHRYGSAARKSFFVLFLFTVCFGPYHAFRPFYVLSQLNQSPSCDDLRLVDRTNEVMLLFSAFNAVLDPVMYFLLSGSVRKAAVKALGQSLGNRLHFLNDGTSNSSVSEFRRTSLSVTSPNTVINPSHEPRTSLCLISPTLHPGAAIVAKQ; encoded by the coding sequence ATGCCcactcttccctcctcccccctttccacctcctcttccttccccctctccaatGCCACCTATCCCCCctttacctcctcctctccaaaccAGACCCTATGTAATCTAGATGAGGGTGCCCTGCGCCTCCCCCTGGTCTTCTTCTACTCCATCTTCTTCCTCCTGGGTCTGGTAGGTAATCTCCTGGCCCTGTGGGTCTTCGTATTCCTCCACTCCAGGAGGAACTCTGTCCGGGTGTTCCTCATCAACGTGGCCATAGCTGACCTGGTGCTCCTGGCCTGCCTTCCCTTCAGAGTCCTCTACCATGCTAACGGCAACCGCTGGGTCCTCGGCCCCCTGGTCTGTAAAGTGGTGGGCAACCTCTTCTACATGAACATGTACATCAGTATCACTCTGCTGGGGTTCATTAGTCTGGATAGGTATGTGAAGCTGAAGGGGCGGGGCGGAGCGGGGAGGGGCCTGGCCAGGAGGCTGAGAGGCGGGGGATGGAGCTGGGTGGCGTGCGGGGCGCTCTGGGGGCTGTCCCTGGCGGCGGCCGTGCCCATGATCGCCATGTCGGAGGGAAACGAGGAACCTGGGAAGTGTTTCCAGTATAAGCAGCGGCGTGGGGCGAAGGGGAAGGCTTACTTCAACATGGCTCTGGTGCTGCTGTTCTGGGGGGTGTTCTGCCTGCTGGTGGTCTCCTATGGGAAGATAGCCATGCGCCTCCTCAAGGTGTCCAGGGATAAACCTGACCTCCCCAATGCCCACCGCTACGGTAGCGCCGCCAGGAAGTCCTTCTTCGTGCTCTTCCTGTTCACCGTCTGCTTCGGGCCCTACCACGCCTTCCGCCCATTCTACGTCCTCTCCCAGCTCAACCAATCCCCATCCTGCGATGACTTGCGCCTGGTGGACAGGACCAATGAGGTCATGTTGTTGTTCTCCGCCTTCAACGCCGTCCTGGACCCTGTGATGTACTTCCTGTTGTCGGGCTCGGTGCGCAAGGCCGCCGTGAAAGCCCTCGGACAGAGCCTTGGCAACCGGCTCCACTTCCTTAACGACGGGACCTCCAACAGCTCGGTATCAGAGTTCAGACGGACCTCTCTGTCCGTCACCTCCCCCAACACCGTCATTAACCCCTCCCATGAGCCCAGGACCAGCCTCTGTCTGATTAGCCCCACCCTCCACCCTGGCGCAGCCATAGTGGCAAAGCAGTGA